The following coding sequences lie in one Peribacillus frigoritolerans genomic window:
- the cysK gene encoding cysteine synthase A yields the protein MTVKIVNNITELIGDTPVVRINHLTAEGDAEVFVKLEYFNPSRSVKDRAAFNLIRQAELDGIIQSGATIIEPTSGNTGIGLAMNAAAKGYRAIMVMPDNMSKERINILKAYGAEVVLTPASERMPGAIRKAEELAAEIPNSFIPQQFENQANPDIHRVTTAVEILDQMDGNLDVFVATAGTGGTITGTGEALKEHLPDLRVVVVEPKGSPVLSGGKPGPHKLVGTSPGFIPTILNTEVFDEIVQAADEDAISTMKDLASKEGILIGPSGGASVWTALQEARRLGSGKRVLCIAPDNGERYLSMDIFE from the coding sequence ATGACGGTAAAAATCGTTAATAATATCACTGAATTGATAGGAGATACACCTGTTGTAAGGATTAATCATTTAACGGCGGAGGGTGACGCTGAAGTATTTGTGAAACTTGAATATTTCAATCCGAGCCGCAGTGTAAAGGATCGGGCTGCATTCAACTTAATTAGGCAGGCTGAACTGGACGGCATCATTCAATCCGGGGCCACGATCATAGAACCAACATCAGGTAATACAGGTATTGGGCTTGCTATGAATGCCGCTGCAAAGGGGTATCGGGCGATTATGGTCATGCCGGATAATATGTCGAAAGAAAGAATCAACATCTTAAAGGCATACGGAGCGGAAGTTGTCCTCACCCCTGCATCAGAGCGGATGCCGGGAGCCATTCGTAAAGCTGAGGAACTAGCCGCAGAAATTCCTAATAGCTTTATTCCGCAGCAATTCGAAAACCAAGCAAATCCTGATATTCACAGAGTGACGACAGCAGTCGAGATTCTAGATCAGATGGATGGCAACCTGGATGTGTTTGTCGCTACTGCCGGAACGGGAGGAACGATAACCGGTACAGGTGAAGCTTTAAAAGAACATCTGCCGGATTTAAGGGTTGTAGTTGTCGAGCCTAAGGGTTCCCCAGTTCTTTCCGGCGGAAAGCCTGGTCCTCATAAGTTAGTGGGTACGAGCCCTGGATTTATCCCCACCATCTTAAATACAGAGGTATTTGATGAAATCGTTCAAGCGGCTGATGAAGATGCAATATCCACCATGAAGGATCTGGCTTCGAAGGAAGGGATATTGATTGGACCTTCAGGAGGTGCCTCTGTCTGGACTGCCCTGCAGGAAGCCCGTCGTCTTGGAAGTGGAAAACGAGTATTATGCATTGCACCGGATAATGGTGAACGCTATTTAAGTATGGATATTTTTGAATGA
- a CDS encoding metallophosphoesterase family protein — translation MSGVRFIHAADLHLDSPFSGLKDMPSTILKELREAPFKAFQTIINEAISLQVDFIVLSGDLFDGENRSLRTQVRFRTEMEKLQQHQIPAYIIHGNHDHLSGSWITVELPDNVHVFSGQTEVKRFEKIDGTTVHLYGFSYPRRHVRERMIETYIKAEGADYHIGLLHGNLEGNSEHSPYAPFSLKELAAKDFDYWALGHIHKHQVVSEDPLVIYPGNIQGRNRKESGIKGCLLVEFDGDMKRHSFIETSEVIWESDTIEITADGGFDALFKQCREVIERKGIDGRSFLLELKLDAGDAAGPSGEYLEELTRILQDEDQGESFVWVYKIKVIQSMPMIRSNETLLPFMAEVSMLASEFDDTDAALAPLYIHPGARRFLDTIEPKEQRELVDEAERWLLHVFDANK, via the coding sequence ATGAGCGGTGTGAGGTTCATTCATGCGGCGGATCTCCATCTGGATAGTCCCTTTTCGGGGTTGAAGGATATGCCGTCAACTATATTAAAGGAATTAAGGGAAGCTCCTTTTAAAGCTTTTCAAACTATCATTAATGAAGCAATTTCCCTTCAGGTTGACTTTATCGTGTTATCGGGGGATCTATTTGACGGGGAGAATCGGAGTCTCAGGACACAGGTCCGCTTTCGGACGGAAATGGAAAAACTCCAGCAGCATCAGATCCCTGCCTATATCATTCATGGTAACCATGATCATCTCAGCGGCTCATGGATTACTGTGGAGCTGCCGGATAATGTCCACGTATTTTCAGGGCAAACCGAAGTGAAACGGTTTGAAAAAATCGATGGGACGACTGTCCACCTTTATGGGTTCAGTTATCCGCGCCGTCACGTAAGGGAGAGAATGATCGAAACCTACATAAAAGCTGAAGGGGCCGATTATCATATAGGTCTGCTTCATGGGAATTTGGAAGGCAATTCCGAACATAGCCCATACGCCCCTTTTTCATTGAAGGAACTAGCTGCCAAAGATTTCGATTACTGGGCATTAGGCCATATTCATAAGCATCAGGTGGTTTCAGAAGATCCGCTAGTGATATACCCAGGAAATATTCAAGGCAGGAACAGAAAGGAGTCTGGCATTAAAGGGTGCCTGCTCGTCGAATTCGACGGGGACATGAAGCGTCATTCCTTTATTGAAACTTCTGAAGTGATATGGGAAAGCGATACAATTGAAATAACCGCGGATGGTGGATTTGATGCCCTGTTCAAGCAATGCAGGGAAGTAATTGAACGGAAGGGCATCGATGGGAGAAGCTTTCTTTTGGAATTGAAGCTGGATGCAGGAGACGCAGCAGGCCCTTCCGGGGAATATCTTGAAGAATTGACCCGGATCTTGCAGGACGAGGACCAAGGGGAATCGTTTGTCTGGGTGTATAAAATCAAAGTCATCCAGTCGATGCCGATGATTAGGTCAAATGAAACATTATTGCCATTTATGGCTGAGGTATCAATGCTTGCATCTGAATTCGATGATACGGATGCTGCTCTGGCCCCGCTTTATATTCATCCGGGTGCAAGAAGGTTTCTTGATACAATAGAGCCAAAAGAGCAGAGGGAACTTGTGGATGAAGCGGAAAGATGGCTTTTGCACGTTTTTGATGCGAATAAATGA
- a CDS encoding ATP-binding protein gives MIIKDLHVYGYGKLENQRFPELGQLQIFFGENESGKSTIMSFIHSMLFGFPTKVQNEPRYEPKMHAKYGGRLSLITKKDGEIVIERVKGKATGDVKLTFEDGRVGGEEELNEILHGVDKNYYQAIFSFDLQGLQGLHTLSEGTMSKYLLSAGLIGNDKLLEAETKLQKELDSRFKPSGQKPLLNVRLKELKELQKKVKASEEEQQSYTALLQEEAKLKEELYKVTEDIQEIEENLVDVSTFLRIKPLVEEQGELEAEISEIPEVSFPVDGLKRLEQLQAVGMPMKAQLAALIEKKDKLEERLTEIEINPFIKEHKEQIEHAIDQGTMLEKLELDMRKAEHERQLEEKNIEKVKQELFLDVSDDEIRKLDISTFMKEKVKRAEREKHQLQNDKKQLDEKYELQKGSLETTEARLKEIQAQLMPDEKRIELESLYNKQNNIEFEAAQSLILDEQILELEKQLALQRKKEADNRKRSHILNGSLLVLLCLGAIGSYFSEQMLLGMILLAVAVLFAVSRYLFKGDDILSGYIRQLDEMKRKRAAIGTETNRGSEGESMGRLLELDQRLQRRFESESFKYEEREEAFESTIQEYADWEARRDRLDKELRSILSDWGLSYPGMEINLESVFEHLEKWKEAVDRKYETIKRHNFLQAEFEGKSKALFHFAHSLDFEPSTWREAIGLLKRELNKAVEFSVQLTQWMQERSRLTNEIEQLTMENGYLDAEMEILFKLAKVKDEEEFRHAAALFEKKITLQKQLDLITIQIGQSRMLPDQIQTYLKQGINTYTFENIERKRKDSIKAKSLLLEKRADAKHKIKQLEVSGIYDDLLHRFYEEKAAFNEEAKEWAKLAIAKSLLNKTLDRYKRERLPKVIADAERHFSFLTNGSYRKIILDQSGEGIWVQRNDGLSFRVEEVSRGTAEQIYVSLRLALADHTFENDSFPLIIDDSFVNFDAERTKRMLELLKKVSEKRQILFFTCHRYIMEYFSENQVIRLSSPVLRQDMNDLIIPEI, from the coding sequence TTGATTATTAAAGACCTCCATGTTTATGGTTACGGTAAACTGGAAAATCAGCGTTTTCCTGAATTGGGACAGCTGCAGATTTTCTTTGGGGAAAATGAATCGGGCAAGTCAACCATCATGTCCTTCATTCATAGTATGCTGTTTGGTTTTCCGACAAAGGTTCAAAACGAACCGCGTTACGAGCCCAAAATGCATGCCAAATATGGGGGAAGGCTCAGTCTCATAACAAAAAAAGATGGGGAAATCGTTATTGAACGTGTGAAGGGAAAAGCTACTGGCGATGTAAAATTGACCTTCGAGGATGGAAGGGTCGGCGGCGAGGAAGAATTGAATGAGATTCTCCATGGCGTTGATAAAAACTATTACCAAGCCATTTTTTCTTTCGACCTTCAAGGGCTGCAGGGATTACATACACTAAGTGAAGGTACCATGAGTAAATATCTGCTTTCAGCTGGGCTGATCGGGAATGATAAACTTCTTGAAGCCGAAACGAAATTGCAAAAAGAGCTCGATTCAAGGTTCAAGCCATCAGGCCAAAAACCTTTACTGAATGTGAGATTGAAAGAACTTAAGGAATTGCAGAAAAAGGTGAAAGCATCAGAAGAAGAACAGCAGTCGTATACGGCATTACTTCAGGAAGAAGCAAAACTTAAGGAGGAGCTCTACAAAGTCACGGAAGATATTCAAGAGATTGAAGAAAACCTTGTTGACGTGAGCACTTTTTTGCGAATTAAACCCTTGGTTGAAGAACAGGGGGAACTTGAGGCCGAAATAAGTGAAATTCCGGAAGTGAGTTTTCCTGTTGATGGCTTAAAAAGGCTTGAACAGCTACAGGCAGTTGGAATGCCCATGAAAGCTCAACTTGCGGCATTGATCGAGAAAAAGGACAAACTTGAGGAAAGACTCACGGAAATCGAAATCAATCCGTTCATCAAGGAGCATAAAGAGCAAATTGAACATGCAATCGATCAAGGAACTATGCTTGAGAAGCTCGAGCTGGATATGAGAAAAGCGGAACACGAAAGGCAGTTGGAAGAAAAGAATATCGAAAAGGTGAAGCAGGAATTATTCTTGGATGTTTCTGATGATGAAATAAGAAAACTGGATATCAGTACATTCATGAAGGAAAAGGTGAAAAGGGCCGAGAGGGAAAAGCATCAACTCCAAAATGATAAGAAGCAGCTTGATGAGAAATATGAACTGCAAAAGGGAAGTCTGGAAACGACAGAAGCCCGCTTGAAGGAGATACAGGCCCAGTTAATGCCAGATGAAAAAAGAATCGAGCTGGAGTCCTTATACAACAAGCAGAATAACATCGAATTTGAAGCAGCACAATCGCTTATTCTTGATGAACAAATACTTGAACTTGAAAAGCAATTGGCATTACAGAGGAAGAAGGAAGCGGATAATCGCAAACGTTCACATATCCTGAATGGCAGTTTATTAGTACTTCTTTGTTTAGGTGCGATCGGAAGTTATTTCAGTGAACAGATGTTGTTGGGGATGATACTTCTAGCCGTGGCTGTTCTGTTTGCGGTATCCAGGTATCTTTTTAAAGGTGATGATATATTGTCCGGGTATATCAGGCAATTGGATGAGATGAAAAGGAAAAGGGCCGCAATTGGGACTGAGACCAATAGAGGGAGTGAAGGAGAGTCGATGGGTCGGCTGCTTGAACTGGACCAACGTCTCCAAAGGCGTTTTGAAAGTGAAAGTTTCAAATATGAAGAAAGGGAGGAAGCGTTTGAATCGACCATTCAGGAATATGCCGATTGGGAAGCTAGAAGGGACCGGTTGGATAAAGAATTGAGGAGCATCTTAAGCGATTGGGGTCTGTCTTATCCCGGAATGGAAATCAATCTTGAATCTGTATTTGAACATCTAGAGAAATGGAAGGAAGCCGTTGATAGGAAATATGAAACAATCAAGAGGCATAATTTTCTGCAGGCAGAATTTGAGGGTAAATCAAAGGCTTTATTTCATTTTGCACACAGCCTTGATTTTGAACCATCCACATGGCGGGAAGCGATTGGCCTATTGAAGCGGGAATTGAATAAAGCGGTTGAATTCTCCGTTCAACTAACGCAATGGATGCAGGAACGAAGTCGTTTGACGAACGAAATTGAGCAGCTGACGATGGAAAATGGCTATCTTGATGCAGAAATGGAAATTCTTTTTAAGTTAGCGAAGGTCAAGGACGAGGAAGAATTCAGGCATGCCGCTGCATTGTTCGAAAAGAAAATCACTTTACAAAAACAGCTTGATTTGATTACCATTCAAATTGGGCAATCCAGAATGCTGCCTGATCAAATCCAAACTTACTTAAAACAGGGGATCAATACTTATACATTTGAAAATATAGAACGGAAACGGAAGGATTCTATAAAGGCGAAATCCCTTTTGTTAGAGAAGCGGGCGGATGCGAAGCATAAGATAAAACAGCTTGAAGTTTCAGGGATTTATGATGATTTACTTCATCGTTTTTATGAAGAAAAAGCTGCTTTTAACGAAGAGGCGAAGGAATGGGCGAAATTGGCAATAGCCAAAAGCTTATTGAATAAAACATTGGACCGATATAAAAGGGAACGCCTACCGAAGGTGATCGCTGATGCCGAGCGGCACTTTTCCTTTTTAACGAATGGGAGCTATCGTAAAATCATCCTTGATCAGTCGGGAGAAGGAATTTGGGTACAGCGCAATGATGGTTTGAGTTTCAGGGTTGAAGAGGTCAGCCGCGGGACAGCAGAGCAAATTTATGTTTCCCTAAGGCTCGCTCTTGCTGATCATACTTTTGAAAATGATTCATTCCCTCTCATCATTGATGATAGTTTCGTCAATTTTGATGCGGAAAGGACAAAACGGATGCTCGAGTTATTGAAAAAAGTTTCGGAAAAGCGGCAAATTTTATTTTTTACTTGTCACCGATATATAATGGAGTACTTTAGCGAAAATCAAGTGATTCGTCTATCCAGCCCCGTATTGCGCCAGGATATGAATGATTTGATCATCCCTGAAATATAA
- a CDS encoding ABC transporter ATP-binding protein, with the protein MRPAINTQSLSLGYGDKLIINDMNIEIPKGEITVFIGANGCGKSTLLRSVARLLKPQSGSVLLEGKAISTMSSKDVARKMAILPQSPVAPEGLTVYQLVKQGRYPYQSWLKQWSSVDEEKVQKAIEATNLTDLKDQAVDELSGGQKQRAWIAMTLAQDTDIILLDEPTTYLDMTHQIEILDLLFDLNEFENRTIVMVLHDLNLACRYADNLVALKDGSIHAQGRPEDIITPELVQHVFSMDCQISFDPIFGSPMCVPFGKGRYAQSQVKALANA; encoded by the coding sequence ATGCGACCAGCTATTAACACACAGTCTTTATCGCTCGGTTATGGTGATAAATTAATTATAAATGATATGAATATAGAAATACCCAAAGGGGAGATCACCGTTTTCATCGGTGCTAATGGATGTGGAAAATCAACACTTCTAAGGTCTGTTGCCCGATTGTTAAAACCTCAATCCGGCTCTGTTTTGCTCGAAGGCAAAGCGATCTCGACCATGTCATCGAAGGATGTAGCAAGAAAGATGGCGATTCTTCCACAATCCCCGGTTGCTCCTGAAGGGCTTACAGTATATCAGCTTGTTAAACAAGGAAGATATCCTTATCAAAGTTGGTTGAAACAGTGGAGTTCCGTGGATGAAGAAAAAGTTCAAAAGGCGATTGAAGCAACGAACCTGACCGATTTAAAGGATCAGGCAGTCGATGAATTATCGGGAGGCCAGAAGCAACGGGCATGGATAGCCATGACGCTGGCTCAGGATACGGACATCATTTTATTGGATGAACCAACTACATATCTTGATATGACCCATCAAATCGAGATTTTGGACTTATTGTTCGACTTGAATGAGTTTGAGAACAGAACGATCGTGATGGTGCTTCATGATTTGAATTTAGCTTGCCGTTATGCGGATAATCTGGTGGCACTTAAAGATGGGTCGATACATGCTCAAGGCCGGCCAGAGGATATCATCACGCCTGAATTGGTACAGCATGTATTCAGCATGGACTGCCAAATATCCTTTGATCCAATTTTCGGCAGTCCCATGTGCGTCCCGTTTGGTAAAGGCCGCTACGCCCAAAGTCAGGTAAAAGCGCTGGCCAATGCATAA
- a CDS encoding (2Fe-2S)-binding protein, which produces MHNLTPSMEKELQGYRISFRDEAKVSKTFNHADELIQYAQARTGAETSGIAISMWFRRYAFFVTAQFYMLSKHRLIWEGTLQDIGVLDDPEDEHWLPNFLLKTNSWSNVSEKESPSALHSILSRFGAVAIRSFSGTAKISKLVLWENIWSYTVWMYSELLKQTDIKTRVEKDIEKLLEDEVWLNIETRSPFKRFIGEKSVPASMNPYKRVTCCLYYRIEGKEKCAYCPNKNC; this is translated from the coding sequence ATGCATAACCTCACACCATCCATGGAAAAAGAGCTGCAAGGATATCGCATATCCTTCCGAGACGAAGCCAAAGTTTCCAAGACCTTCAATCATGCTGATGAACTTATTCAGTATGCACAAGCTCGGACTGGGGCGGAAACGTCAGGGATAGCCATTTCAATGTGGTTCAGACGCTATGCTTTTTTTGTCACGGCACAATTTTACATGTTAAGCAAACATCGGCTTATCTGGGAAGGCACACTTCAGGACATTGGTGTTTTGGATGACCCGGAAGATGAACATTGGCTCCCGAATTTTTTGCTGAAAACTAACAGTTGGAGCAATGTCTCGGAAAAGGAAAGCCCTTCTGCCCTCCATTCCATATTGAGCAGATTTGGTGCTGTTGCCATTCGCTCCTTTTCCGGAACTGCTAAAATATCGAAACTAGTACTCTGGGAAAATATTTGGAGCTATACGGTATGGATGTATAGTGAGTTATTGAAGCAGACTGATATAAAGACGCGAGTTGAAAAGGACATTGAAAAGCTGCTTGAAGATGAAGTATGGCTGAATATTGAAACGCGTTCCCCCTTTAAACGATTCATAGGGGAAAAAAGTGTTCCGGCGTCCATGAATCCTTATAAACGGGTGACATGCTGTTTATATTACCGAATTGAGGGCAAGGAAAAGTGCGCGTATTGTCCGAACAAAAACTGTTGA
- the yhaM gene encoding 3'-5' exoribonuclease YhaM, with amino-acid sequence MGNGIIHYGIGEVVDIYMYIKTSTKAVASNGKPFLTLILCDKTGEIEAKLWDVSEADEKTYSAEATVKVQGEVQNYRGRSQLKIRNIRITSDIDGVTKADLIQTAPLSQEEMMETITQFIFEMRNPNIQRVTRHLIKKYQNEFLTFPAATKNHHEYMSGLAYHVVSMLGLAKAISTLYPSLNKDLLYAGVILHDLGKVHELSGPVSTVYTVEGNLLGHITIMVNEVGKAAEELGIEAEEIMILKHLILSHHGKAEWGSPKPPMVREAEVLHYIDNMDAKINMMDRALEKVKPGEFTERVFALDNRSFYKPTF; translated from the coding sequence ATGGGAAATGGGATCATACACTACGGAATTGGTGAAGTAGTAGATATATATATGTACATTAAAACGAGTACAAAAGCGGTGGCAAGTAATGGAAAGCCGTTTTTAACATTGATTTTGTGCGATAAAACCGGGGAGATCGAGGCAAAGCTATGGGATGTTTCCGAGGCTGATGAGAAAACATACAGTGCGGAAGCTACGGTGAAAGTTCAAGGGGAAGTCCAGAATTATCGAGGACGCAGCCAATTGAAAATCCGTAACATTAGAATTACTTCAGATATTGATGGGGTCACGAAAGCCGATTTAATTCAAACGGCGCCTTTAAGTCAGGAAGAAATGATGGAAACCATCACTCAATTCATTTTTGAAATGAGGAATCCGAATATCCAAAGGGTGACTAGGCACCTCATTAAAAAATATCAGAATGAATTCCTGACGTTTCCTGCTGCCACCAAGAACCATCATGAGTATATGTCGGGACTGGCCTATCACGTTGTATCGATGCTAGGGCTGGCTAAGGCCATTTCAACCCTATATCCTTCGCTTAATAAGGATCTTTTGTATGCAGGAGTCATTCTGCATGACCTTGGAAAGGTACATGAGCTATCCGGACCTGTTTCGACTGTATATACAGTGGAAGGGAACTTGTTGGGGCATATAACCATCATGGTGAATGAAGTCGGTAAAGCTGCAGAGGAATTGGGCATTGAAGCGGAAGAAATCATGATTCTCAAGCACCTGATACTAAGTCACCATGGTAAAGCTGAGTGGGGCAGTCCCAAGCCGCCAATGGTTAGGGAAGCTGAAGTGCTGCATTATATTGATAATATGGATGCCAAGATAAATATGATGGACCGGGCCTTGGAAAAAGTGAAACCGGGTGAATTTACGGAAAGAGTTTTCGCGCTCGATAATCGTTCATTCTATAAACCAACATTTTAA
- a CDS encoding sporulation YhaL family protein, which yields MPIWIWFVFIGIIVSAVMSIWTARQERLIDDAWIEKEGQKYIERMEEERERRKKDINQGA from the coding sequence ATGCCAATTTGGATCTGGTTCGTGTTTATTGGGATAATTGTCAGTGCAGTCATGTCAATTTGGACAGCTAGGCAGGAACGCCTCATAGATGATGCTTGGATTGAGAAGGAAGGTCAGAAGTACATTGAACGCATGGAAGAAGAGCGCGAGAGGCGTAAAAAGGATATAAATCAGGGAGCATAG
- a CDS encoding peptidylprolyl isomerase codes for MKKWALSIAVTAGLIGLTACNSDKEAVVETKAGDITKEEFYNVMKDRYGETVLQELVYEKVLSEKYTVTDKEVKAKTDELKEQMGENFETALASSGYKSEDDLKRALKIGMLQEKAAVADIKVKEADVKKAYEDFKPQIKARHILVEDQKTANEVKAKLDKGEDFAKLAKEYSTDTGTAEKGGELGWFGQGEMVPAFEEQAYKMKKDEISKPIKSDYGYHIIQLLDTKEKESYEDMKKDLEYDLKVAQIDQTKVQDILNSEVKKADVKIKDEDLKDAITSGDAANAEK; via the coding sequence ATGAAGAAGTGGGCATTATCGATTGCTGTTACTGCAGGGCTGATCGGACTTACAGCATGCAACAGCGACAAGGAAGCAGTCGTGGAAACTAAAGCGGGGGATATCACCAAAGAAGAATTTTACAATGTAATGAAAGACCGTTATGGTGAAACCGTTCTTCAAGAACTTGTTTATGAAAAAGTTCTTTCTGAAAAATATACAGTAACGGATAAAGAAGTTAAAGCTAAAACGGACGAACTTAAAGAGCAAATGGGTGAAAATTTCGAAACGGCCCTTGCCTCTTCCGGATATAAGAGCGAAGATGATCTTAAACGTGCACTTAAAATCGGCATGCTTCAAGAAAAAGCAGCCGTTGCCGATATAAAAGTTAAAGAAGCTGATGTGAAAAAAGCTTATGAAGACTTTAAACCACAAATCAAAGCGAGACATATTCTAGTGGAAGACCAAAAAACAGCAAACGAAGTTAAAGCTAAATTGGACAAAGGCGAAGACTTCGCTAAACTTGCAAAAGAATATTCAACAGACACAGGCACAGCTGAAAAAGGCGGGGAGCTAGGCTGGTTCGGACAAGGTGAAATGGTTCCTGCATTTGAAGAGCAAGCTTATAAAATGAAGAAAGATGAAATCAGCAAGCCGATTAAATCCGATTATGGCTACCACATCATCCAACTTCTTGATACAAAAGAAAAAGAATCATACGAAGATATGAAAAAAGATCTTGAATATGATTTGAAAGTCGCTCAAATTGACCAAACTAAAGTTCAGGACATTTTGAATTCAGAAGTCAAAAAAGCGGACGTGAAGATTAAAGACGAAGATCTAAAAGATGCCATCACTTCCGGTGACGCAGCCAATGCTGAAAAATAA
- a CDS encoding YjcZ family sporulation protein: protein MGNGFNGGFALLVVLFILLIIVGAAYC from the coding sequence ATGGGTAATGGATTTAACGGAGGATTCGCTTTGTTAGTGGTGTTATTCATTTTATTAATAATTGTAGGAGCAGCCTATTGCTAA
- a CDS encoding YjcZ family sporulation protein has product MSGGIGGGFALIVVLFILLIIIGASWL; this is encoded by the coding sequence ATGTCTGGAGGAATAGGTGGAGGCTTTGCTCTAATTGTCGTTCTTTTCATCCTGTTAATCATCATTGGAGCTTCTTGGTTATAA
- a CDS encoding DUF3267 domain-containing protein, with the protein MNSWKTIDVAKQYGNCRLLFFSVFTILMSFVLIYTLLSVFSTHVILYGDQTMVFFSLLLLLYPVHKLLHYLPLRLLCKKVKTSWSLKWNVVLTCRVNVHDPIRKHLYLLTLVLPFFIMSVILIGCALSFPHYIHYFTILLSMHTGLCVSDFIYIKNLVGSPRHSFIEEHLEGYDILIQK; encoded by the coding sequence ATGAATTCGTGGAAAACAATTGACGTGGCAAAACAATATGGGAATTGCCGTCTGCTCTTTTTTTCAGTTTTTACTATATTGATGTCTTTTGTTCTGATCTATACATTATTAAGTGTCTTTTCAACCCATGTTATTTTGTATGGCGATCAAACAATGGTATTTTTTAGCCTATTGCTCTTATTATATCCTGTTCACAAACTATTACACTATTTACCTTTACGATTATTATGTAAAAAAGTAAAAACTTCTTGGTCCTTGAAGTGGAACGTTGTGCTTACATGCAGAGTCAATGTGCATGATCCGATTCGAAAGCATCTTTATCTCTTGACCCTTGTGTTGCCTTTCTTCATTATGTCTGTCATATTGATTGGTTGTGCCCTTAGTTTTCCGCATTACATCCATTATTTCACTATTTTATTATCCATGCACACCGGATTATGCGTATCGGATTTTATTTATATAAAAAATCTGGTTGGTTCCCCAAGGCATTCTTTTATCGAGGAACATCTCGAAGGATACGATATACTTATTCAAAAGTGA
- a CDS encoding DUF1878 family protein: MKNINEEIEILRFHQRLLLNLIRNPEAKLDYLFVEKNFTKKEAEELLETCDILSKRYEIEKAEGYMNFRPLFNQFERKVNPKITTKECIDACLAQGLYVSFMKEMDRV; the protein is encoded by the coding sequence ATGAAAAATATAAATGAAGAAATAGAAATTCTCCGTTTTCATCAACGGCTTTTATTAAACCTTATACGCAATCCGGAGGCCAAGTTGGACTATCTATTTGTGGAAAAAAATTTCACGAAGAAGGAAGCGGAAGAATTATTGGAAACATGTGATATCTTGAGCAAACGCTATGAAATAGAAAAAGCGGAAGGGTATATGAACTTTCGACCGCTTTTTAATCAATTTGAAAGAAAGGTTAATCCAAAAATAACCACAAAGGAATGCATTGATGCATGCCTCGCACAGGGGTTATATGTATCATTCATGAAGGAAATGGATAGAGTATGA
- a CDS encoding HTH-type transcriptional regulator Hpr, which produces MQNKNYSMKEAMIFSQRIAQLSKALWKSIEKDWQQWIKPYDLNINEHHILWIAYHLNGSSISDVAKFGVMHVSTAFNFSKKLEERGYLTFSKKENDKRNTYIEITAEGEKILLDLMETYDPSKNSAFSGALPLRELYGKFPDMIEMMAIIRNIYGEDFMQIFERSFDNIDQEFTDVEGKITKKKIEKETEPV; this is translated from the coding sequence ATGCAGAATAAAAATTATTCTATGAAAGAAGCAATGATTTTTAGTCAACGAATTGCACAATTAAGCAAAGCATTATGGAAATCGATTGAAAAAGATTGGCAGCAATGGATCAAGCCCTATGATTTAAATATCAATGAGCACCATATCCTTTGGATTGCCTACCATCTTAATGGCTCTTCCATTTCAGATGTTGCAAAATTTGGGGTCATGCATGTTTCTACGGCATTTAACTTTTCAAAAAAATTAGAGGAACGCGGGTACTTAACATTTTCAAAAAAAGAAAATGACAAAAGGAATACCTATATAGAGATCACTGCTGAAGGTGAAAAAATCCTACTTGATTTAATGGAGACATATGACCCAAGTAAGAACTCTGCTTTCTCGGGTGCACTTCCACTGCGTGAGCTTTATGGCAAGTTTCCGGATATGATTGAAATGATGGCCATCATCCGAAATATATACGGTGAAGACTTCATGCAAATCTTTGAACGATCCTTCGATAACATCGATCAGGAGTTTACTGATGTGGAGGGTAAAATCACAAAAAAAAAGATAGAGAAAGAAACTGAGCCAGTTTAA